In Lolium perenne isolate Kyuss_39 chromosome 5, Kyuss_2.0, whole genome shotgun sequence, the sequence AAAGGAATATAATGAGATTTAACTGACAGAAGTTTCTATGCATGGAAAGCTCTTACATTCCCTGTAGAAACCTGCTCCAATGAGGGGAGTAGAAGGGAAGTGTAGCCAGTAAAATAAGGTGGTTCTTCATGGTGATCCTTAGGAGTGATGTTGTACACATACAGGAATCTCTCACAGCTCTCAGAAAAACCACAAAGTACATAAACATGTAAGCTGCTATTGTTTTTGGTGTTTAACATGATAGACAAGACAGGCATTGGGTGCAGGTAGCAGCCCATAAGCTCTAAATGATCTGACCCTTTTGTTGGTGTTTCTGAGTGTTTGGATAGTAAGCCATTTACATGATTAATGTCAGCAAGTGCGTGACCAGCATGGTGGCCAAAAACATTGTGTCCATTGCCCATGTTCTTGTGACCTGATCCATCAGTGGATATTGATGAGCTATTGCTGATAGCTTCTTTTGAGTCCTTCAACTGCTGCTGGGCTTGCGTTGGTTTAACATCGCCTTTACCATGATTGCACTGTGTAGGGTAGGAACCATCATCCATGCCAAACTCTTCCTCTAGGCAAGCAAGGAGCGAATCAGACAAAATATACTGACCTTTCTCATGATCATATACCACATCAGGTATATCTTTGCTGTTGTGTACCTCAACCTGACACTTAGAAAATTCAGCATGATCATATACCACATCAGGTATATCTTTGCTCCGTAGCAACTTCGAGTCCTCATTAGGTTCCCTAGAGCATGCATCATCAGACTCATGATGGTGAGCAGCCATAGGTTTGGATGTGTTGTCACCCCCAATCTGTCCATCATCCTCAAAACTATCTGCGACAACAGCTTTTGTGTCAACTAGTTTAGCGATTTGTTCACCACTAGCAGTGCTGTCTTTGACCGTTTCACACAGATGCTTCCCACTGACATGTGTTTGAGAGCCATTGGTATTCCCTTCACCAATACTTGTAGGCAAAGTAGCGCCTGTTGAAGGCAAGAGACTGTTCAGAAGGACCATATCATTCTTACAAATTAGGACAAAATTATTGTTCAAAGGTTGTGAAACTCTTAAGTATCATTTCTGCAAGGTGCTTGGCCTAAGAAAATTTCACTTTTCCAAAAAGAGAGGAAcatttcttgattatgatgaatcAATCTCTACAAAGTGTATATTTCTTTTTTCGTAGAATGGAACGTACAATTTCCACAGGATGATCAATAGTTACCTTGGCCCCCATCAGCAGAGGGATTTGGAGCTGAAGCACTTCTCGCTATAACTTCAGGTACTTCTTTCTTTTTTTGCTTAATCTTCCTTCTTTTGTAAGTTTTTGTCAGAAGGGGTATAGCTTGGGGAAGCAAAAATGCCATCATAGACCTGGCTACTTCCTTCTCTGCTAAATCCAGACCAGACTTTTCAGAGTCTAAATAAGAACTAGAAGATAACCCATCTTCTTGAGATGAATTTGGGGCATAATCTTCCAAACTATCATTAACCAGAGTGCATTTTGAATCAAAGGGTATTTCTTCCAGCAATGGAGGCAAACATCTTGAAATAGAAGAATCCAACAACTGTGCATCACTTCCAAGACCTCCCTTGAACATTGAAAAAAACATCGTCATCAAGCACATGCCTTTCAACTATAATCTTGTGTCACAATTCAGAGTTTCTAAAAAATACATAAGTAGGCATCTCATATCTAAGCTAAAACATGACTAGCAGTTTAAGAGCGTGATAATCCACATTAGGTTCTTAACATCCTGCTAGGGTAAAGATTAATTTCTTAATTGTAATTAAGACATATTTGCGCATAACCATAGGATTACCAAAGAAATATGTGTAAGCAATTTAAATCTAAGGACATAAGTATAACAGCTATGGTCCAAAAATATACCCTTAATTTTTTGAACAAAAAGGGATGTGCCAGATAGATATTCAATGCACAAAGCTCTGTGACTCCTTAAGGAAATCAAATGAAAAAGCATATGGTTTCCTTGAGCGCAGTCCTGATTCATGAAGCTACAAAGAATTACCTCAAAGTAGACTAGAGCTACTGTTTAAATTATACTCATGAAATGAAGTTTTTTCAGATGGCAGAAGATTGAAAGAAACTATATGGCAGTAGTGGACGGTTTTTCTCTCTCAGTTCATCCAGCTGGTACAACTGATGTAACTTTCAAAATATATTCCTCTGTGGGATGTTTACCAAATATCTGACGGTGGATCGCATCCCGTGCAACAAATGGCAATCTCTATTGCACAATACAGTGTAGTTTCATCCATGGGAAGCTGTGATGTAGTTTATTTTTGCAGTTCAAACAAAAAAATATTGTGTCAAAGGTAATGAAAGTATGCTTCAGGTGAAAAAATATCCAGTGTCAACATACCTTTTTTGAACTTTGATGAGCAGATTTATCCAACTCAACATTGCAATTATCCACTGAAGTCAACATATCCTGGTAGTGGGATTTCTTAGCAATAGCTTCCTCCTGGACTGGGTTCATAAATCTCTTAGCAGTTCCATCTGTCTTGGCCAGACAAGCATGCTGCTCTTCATATTCGTCAGAAACATCAGTTGCAGCCTTATCAGTTGACTGTGAAGCAGCACCAGAAATGTTTTGAGAAGACATGTCTATTCCAAATCCAGTCGAATCTACTAGAAGCTGACGAAGCAGTCTCTGAACAGACGCATTTTTAAACCCAAAAAGCTGCATAAGACAATAGAAAAACGAACCATTTATAATCTGTCTATGGTAAACAGTGCTGAAGGCAGCAATTATGGTCAATCGAAAATGTTACTGAAAAGCCAAGATAGCAATGGAATAACTATCTGGATTCGAGTGGTGCAATTTGCGGACTTGCCAGGGCTGTGGTACTCAATTCTAGCACCAATGAGTTTGTCTATATACAATTCTACATACCAAAGAACTGAAATAACTCTAATTTTGTGAATCGAGGAAAAAAGGTTCCACTCATATTCATAGAAGTAGCTCTGATGTGAATGATGGCGGTCATCTTACTTGTTAAACATGCCTTTATGATTTTACAGAAACTATACAGGGAGCGAGACAACACCTTAGCTACGAGCTTGCTAATAAAGTGGACTAGGAAAGAGCATTTTCACTGCAACGCGCGGTATCAGGTAACTAAGTAAATAGATATGAATATAGAGCATGCCTCAACACCATCAATCTTCTGGGGGAAGCTCCCCTCCCTCTGCCAGTCCCTGACTTTAGCCCCCGCCTTCTTGTGCAAGTTCTTCCAAGCTATATCCGGGGTCTGTCCTGTTGCGGAATCTCCTTTGGTGGATGTGACCTGCAGGTTGAGCTCATCAGCTTTGATTTCATATACAGTGGGAGACCTTCCAGACAGCAGCAAGTGCTGGTTAGTAATACAGGAGATTGTGTTTTGTGTGGACCTGGAATAAAGGCCCTCTGGGTCCTTCTTTGATTTCCATGGCATACGATGTCCCGGAGAAATGGCGGACCGCATGGTAGCCCACAGGGTACGGGTACCTATCTTTGCCCTTGGAAGAGCAAACAAGGGAAGCACTAGTGAGTAGAAACAAATAGGATGATTCAAGAGTACACCGACCATGAATTTCACATGTAAACTCGACTAACAAGCCCTGAATTCGACGCTGAGAACACACATACTAGTTCGGAATTATCAGTATTAGGTACAGCTCAAGAAGATGCGATACTGGTAACACCTACTCGGCACTCAATATTGACGAGCAAAGGTGAAAGGCGATGCCCAATTTGGAACAGGATGCAAaccctagagagagagagagagggagggagaggaaGTGCAGACCCTGGAGCAGCTCCAGTACTTGCGCTCCCATTGGGCGCCGCCGCGGTAGAGAGCCCCCGCGAAGACCATCTCGATGAAGCGGTCGCCGTCGGCCTCATCCGCCGCCATCtcctttcttcttctcttccgccGGCGAAAATGGCGGAGAAAGAGAGCGAGTGGGGGATTTTAGTTTTGGTGGGGAATTTCGGCTGCTCGCGCGGCAAAAAAAAAAATGGCGGGAGATCACAAAAATGGAAAACGACTCCGCTGGGGATCGAACCCAGAATCTCTGGTTTCGTAGACCAGCGCCTTATCCATTGGGCCACGGAGTCCTTGATGTCTCGTTTTCTCCTGGATAGTATCCATTAATTTCACTCCTTGTAGCTCCACCTCAGCCAGTTGTAGCTCCACGTAGAGCTGCAGAACTCTGGCATTCAGATCCACAAAGCGAGAGTTGTCAAATTATGGCTTATTCAAACCGAAACTATGAATGTTGATCCAAGGAGGCTGCTCCAAGCAACGGGCGTGATGGATGGCTCCAAAGAGTTGTTGTACTACAAAAATTCGGACAAAAAATATCGCATAGCATCGTTCTATTCAAACCTATTATTGTACTATATGAGATGGAGGGTATGACcgtgtatcaaaaacaaaaaaatgtaTTTGAAGCATACTAAATACCCATGTTTTGAGCATTTCCTTCTCTACTACACATATTGCATTATAGCAGCACCTTTAACAAAAGAATTGTACACGTGATAAGTCATATTTCATCATCATGCCACATAAGTATCAACATTACAAATCCACACTATTTCAAATTCATGTTCAACTTAAGGCTAAAACCGCCAAGAACGTGCATCATCAATACAAAACAAAAAGTGAAGAGAAATAAACATAATCAATGCATAAAGCTCCCAAATGACACCATGCCTTCATTGGCAGTGATAAAGCCACGTTGGGACCAAATCCTCATGTATGTTTGACATCACAAATTTAAAATAAAAACGCAGAGTTGAACTCCTGACACCACCACTGTTCGTTAGCATCACCACTATTGCCTCTCATGACACCCTTGTCTCCATGGCTACACACGGGCCCTCTTGACGTCAAGATCTGATCATCGCAAAGCTCAAAATATGCTCAGCCATTATCATCTAGACCATTTGGGtacatgatcatgatattttgcTCATTCTCCGACCTCTTGAGAAATTCCTCATTTCCACTACCTCTCCTCGATCTCGGTCCTCATGTCCTTCGTTTCCGGGTCTTCAAGTCCTTCCTTTGAGAACCAGTGTCCTTCTTTATCACTATCATGTTGTAGTATTAAAATGCAGACTGGAAAGGAGAGAGTATGTAGGCTTCTTCTTATTTGGGATTTTATTGGAGAGTTGGTTCTTCTATTTCTCATCATGCTGAAGAATTTTCCAAGAGTTGTGCAAACCAAAGCCTTGAGTTAATTTCCACCTTTCTTCTTCAGTTTGCCCACCTACAATTGTTGACCAATGTTTAGCTACAATTATAAACAAAACAAGTTAGCCTCAAATGCACATAAATGGTGTTTATCAAATGATTTGTTACTAAATTGCTTTCGTAGGATATGTTTGGGATTTTTGATATTTCTATCGCTAGCTTTGAGTATATTGCTTCTAAATGGTTATGCGCTCCACGCTTTCTTCACTTAAATGTGGTTGCATCTACCATCTTTTGGGGTGAAACAATTAATATGGTACTTTTTATGTGTTTATATGTAAGGCCACCACGTATTTCAAGTTAGAGTTTTGACTAGTAATTTAACCAACAAACTATAAGTTATGTGGCGATCTGAGTGTTTACTCCAACTGTTAGCTGAAAATACACTAATAAAGGATAATGTATACATGTACTACCGTATAATGCATGTGCTTGCCAAGTTTCAAAGTAAAATATAAAAGTATTAACTTGTGCGAACAGACAACTGTCTAAGGAATAGTATAATGACCTAGATTCTTCCTCAAAATACGAAGTCCTACATCTCATATTTATGTAGGCCACATTTAATCGtattatttttttgaaattttgcaCACGTACATGATTTATTTCAATTTTTTCTTAAACTTTGAAATGCAACTTTTAGATTTCATGAAACTCTGGTGCATGTAACCTATGTTCTACTAGCCATTTCTGACCTTGGATGTCCTAGCAATATTCTCATCATTCAAAGGAAGAGCAAAATGGAGTGTAGGAAAAAAAAACAAGAACGACTCCGCTGGGGATCGAACCCAGAATCTCTGGTTTCGTAGACCAGCGCCTTATCCATTGGGCCACGGAGTCCTTGCTGTTTAATTCTCTCAATCCGAATATATATGTTAAATTTATCTGTCTGTCACCTTGTTTTCCATATTCAGGACGACTGCCAGCCGAAAGCACGAAAGAATGATTTGATGGTGAATTTTATATGACTTGAATGTTAAACAACCGGTCCCCAAACATCAAGTTCTTTTTTGCTCAAATCTATTTTTATACTTAAAGGAGTATGCACACGACACCTACCCAAATCTAGCTTACTAGGCTGGGGTAAAGCAATCTACCATCAGTTCCAAAAATATTTTCACGGAGATTTGACAGCATGCAAATACCGGAGAAACCAGAGACAAACATGTTCTTACTGTTGAAATGTATATGTGGACTGTCTAGCTTCTTTCCATTAATTCAAATTTTTTTGTTCCGTTGGCTAGTTAATAAAAGTTTGACGTGATACATATCCCAACGTCTTGAGTTTAAGTCTTGTGCATGAAACATACATGGAATGATATGAGAGTCCTGAGGTACTAGGTTCAAGTCTCGGCTTTGCAATCTATTAAAAAATCCTTTGCCCCCTTTGTATAAACCTATTGATTCATAAATTTAAAATTTTCACGCAATTTTTTATATTCCCTCCTTCCAAAAATAAGTGactcaactttttctagatacatactccctccgttttgaAATATTATGCATTCTAGGTTCATTCTAGCTTTTAGTCAACAAGAATACGAAAAACAAAGTGTTCCTCCTTTATCTATTGGATGTCACTATTTCTAATGTAGCTTCGATTGGATGTTTACCAATTTAAGTAGTACCAATAAATGTACTATTAATTTATCTAATTTTTCCTAGAATGTAGACTAAAagagaacagagggagtatatatCTACGGTTCTACACACTGAAAACACGTCTAGGTCCAATTATATTTAGATAAAGTTCAGTCACTTATTTATAGATGAAGGGAGTACCTGACATCTATTTGAAACTCTACTCCCTCCGCTAGGATAGAAGATTTACAACCTTAGATCAAGAAACATAGTAGTATAATTATTTGTTGCACGGCTGTGGTTTTATGAAAGATTTTAGCTGCCGAGTTTGGCCTGATGTTTGTAaagaactagatgataccccgcgcgttgctgcggaaactTTGCGTGATTTCTTAGAGTGGTAATCCTATAGTAAATAAGATGAGGTGCATAGCGCACTTCATTAGCATGCCAAGCTGATTTGTGTAGTAAAAACATAAATAACCAAAAAAAATCTATTAGCATAATATCACTTACAAATGAACCTCAATAGCTGATGTGACCAGCAGTTTTGTCTAAATAAGCGAATTTTCTTGATCGGATATAATACAAcaaattgttgaaatattgggtccATTTTTAGTGgcacaaattagatttcagtttttcctataaatctcaaagcctacatagtggcagccttgtgagtttgagcccaagttggtggcagctcactagggagtggcaagaggtgggaagtttagtcccacatggaaagttgggaggaagttagaccaccttataaggtgggttgttccaccactagtaagtgagtgagaataggagtgctacacgtgcgtgctcctcctcctcgctcgctcgtctcgactcgacacgacacgtcacgtcacgacgcgcgcgccgcgctcgtggtgagtggatcgagccgagactttccttactttttgtagctcaggaaaacgaacagagtcctagacggacgcgtctcagttagtcggttcgggtcgctcccggatcgtgggctatctgtaaccgactcgaaacgttcgttttccgagcctatataatctcttgcccggctaccgcagaaacatactgaatacacgagttagggtttccacctctctctgcttgcgccgccatcgtagcctactccatcccgctcgccgacgtgcatcggcgaacgggagagcaggtctccggaaccactcgtccttgcgatcctgtacgggagagggcgaattaggtttttgggaagcgctctgcgcgactgctcaagctcttcatcacgggtcgccttccgtccaagtcgggcggtgctgcctaccgtcgtcttcaacgtcgtctacttcgacccgtcgtccccgtcgtcaacaacgttgtcatcaacaacgttactgccgcgacatcatctgctacacctccaccgccacctccaccagatcggtacgtgcgacatatctcgatctgcttagcgatggatgctgtaccgtttgcgctgctgctactcatgttgattaatgcatctagtatgtttgagtttcacatgttactagttgctgccatcatgttttatattctggaattaatcatg encodes:
- the LOC127300234 gene encoding uncharacterized protein isoform X2, with amino-acid sequence MAADEADGDRFIEMVFAGALYRGGAQWERKYWSCSRGKDRYPYPVGYHAVRHFSGTSYAMEIKEGPRGPLFQVTSTKGDSATGQTPDIAWKNLHKKAGAKVRDWQREGSFPQKIDGVELFGFKNASVQRLLRQLLVDSTGFGIDMSSQNISGAASQSTDKAATDVSDEYEEQHACLAKTDGTAKRFMNPVQEEAIAKKSHYQDMLTSVDNCNVELDKSAHQSSKKGGLGSDAQLLDSSISRCLPPLLEEIPFDSKCTLVNDSLEDYAPNSSQEDGLSSSSYLDSEKSGLDLAEKEVARSMMAFLLPQAIPLLTKTYKRRKIKQKKKEVPEVIARSASAPNPSADGGQGATLPTSIGEGNTNGSQTHVSGKHLCETVKDSTASGEQIAKLVDTKAVVADSFEDDGQIGGDNTSKPMAAHHHESDDACSREPNEDSKLLRSKDIPDVVYDHAEFSKCQVEVHNSKDIPDVVYDHEKGQYILSDSLLACLEEEFGMDDGSYPTQCNHGKGDVKPTQAQQQLKDSKEAISNSSSISTDGSGHKNMGNGHNVFGHHAGHALADINHVNGLLSKHSETPTKGSDHLELMGCYLHPMPVLSIMLNTKNNSSLHVYVLCGFSESCERFLYVYNITPKDHHEEPPYFTGYTSLLLPSLEQVSTGNSTFGRSGIQFTPDGQFLVLLSSIRTPCCRIQNIDCSCSICKLDQCDDNSLKIVSVNFGYISLLTKLVPHGAVSCFLICEPNYVVAAEDSRNLHIWMMATGWSAISEEYVISSLSNVGPSILELRKMPKSSSLIIGHDGAGGFCLWDISKRTLLSTFAAPGNIVFQILPLGLCSLQEDVVHASVDDIERRLQEITVSDMPGKDDKESILMLSENDIAVWIMVSSASVAEYQHDLRAKEHNARWRLALLANKKVSMGNIFDPRATSVDVTGKYGFAGTYEGLLYMWELSSGRKLTSTQCFDSVRVSCVAVDAKSSVVAVAADNGCQLSLYTRTRV
- the LOC127300234 gene encoding uncharacterized protein isoform X1, with the protein product MAADEADGDRFIEMVFAGALYRGGAQWERKYWSCSRGKDRYPYPVGYHAVRHFSGTSYAMEIKEGPRGPLFQVTSTKGDSATGQTPDIAWKNLHKKAGAKVRDWQREGSFPQKIDGVELFGFKNASVQRLLRQLLVDSTGFGIDMSSQNISGAASQSTDKAATDVSDEYEEQHACLAKTDGTAKRFMNPVQEEAIAKKSHYQDMLTSVDNCNVELDKSAHQSSKKGGLGSDAQLLDSSISRCLPPLLEEIPFDSKCTLVNDSLEDYAPNSSQEDGLSSSSYLDSEKSGLDLAEKEVARSMMAFLLPQAIPLLTKTYKRRKIKQKKKEVPEVIARSASAPNPSADGGQGATLPTSIGEGNTNGSQTHVSGKHLCETVKDSTASGEQIAKLVDTKAVVADSFEDDGQIGGDNTSKPMAAHHHESDDACSREPNEDSKLLRSKDIPDVVYDHAEFSKCQVEVHNSKDIPDVVYDHEKGQYILSDSLLACLEEEFGMDDGSYPTQCNHGKGDVKPTQAQQQLKDSKEAISNSSSISTDGSGHKNMGNGHNVFGHHAGHALADINHVNGLLSKHSETPTKGSDHLELMGCYLHPMPVLSIMLNTKNNSSLHVYVLCGFSESCERFLYVYNITPKDHHEEPPYFTGYTSLLLPSLEQVSTGNSTFGRSGIQFTPDGQFLVLLSSIRTPCCRIQNIDCSCSICKLDQCDDNSLKIVSVNFGYISLLTKLVPHGAVSCFLICEPNYVVAAEDSRNLHIWMMATGWSAISEEYVISSLSNVGPSILELRKMPKSSSLIIGHDGAGGFCLWDISKRTLLSTFAAPGNIVFQILPLGLCSLQEDVVHASVDDIERRLQEITVSDMPGKDDKESILMLSENDIAVWIMVSSASVAEYQHDLRAKEHNARWRLALLANKKVSMGNIFDPRATSVDVTGKYGFAGTYEGLLYMWELSSGRKLTSTQCFDTGVRVSCVAVDAKSSVVAVAADNGCQLSLYTRTRV
- the LOC127300234 gene encoding uncharacterized protein isoform X3 encodes the protein MAADEADGDRFIEMVFAGALYRGGAQWERKYWSCSRGKDRYPYPVGYHAVRHFSGTSYAMEIKEGPRGPLFQVTSTKGDSATGQTPDIAWKNLHKKAGAKVRDWQREGSFPQKIDGVELFGFKNASVQRLLRQLLVDSTGFGIDMSSQNISGAASQSTDKAATDVSDEYEEQHACLAKTDGTAKRFMNPVQEEAIAKKSHYQDMLTSVDNCNVELDKSAHQSSKKGGLGSDAQLLDSSISRCLPPLLEEIPFDSKCTLVNDSLEDYAPNSSQEDGLSSSSYLDSEKSGLDLAEKEVARSMMAFLLPQAIPLLTKTYKRRKIKQKKKEVPEVIARSASAPNPSADGGQGATLPTSIGEGNTNGSQTHVSGKHLCETVKDSTASGEQIAKLVDTKAVVADSFEDDGQIGGDNTSKPMAAHHHESDDACSREPNEDSKLLRSKDIPDVVYDHAEFSKCQVEVHNSKDIPDVVYDHEKGQYILSDSLLACLEEEFGMDDGSYPTQCNHGKGDVKPTQAQQQLKDSKEAISNSSSISTDGSGHKNMGNGHNVFGHHAGHALADINHVNGLLSKHSETPTKGSDHLELMGCYLHPMPVLSIMLNTKNNSSLHVYVLCGFSESCERFLYVYNITPKDHHEEPPYFTGYTSLLLPSLEQVSTGNSTFGRSGIQFTPDGQFLVLLSSIRTPCCRIQNIDCSCSICKLDQCDDNSLKIVSVNFGYISLLTKLVPHGAVSCFLICEPNYVVAAEDSRNLHIWMMATGWSAISEEYVISSLSNVGPSILELRKMPKSSSLIIGHDGAGGFCLCSWEYCVPDSPFRPL